The DNA region ACGTGCGCGACTGGATCCACGTGGACGACCACAACCGCGCGGTGTGGACCATCATCGACAAGGGCGTCTCCGGCGAGACGTACCTCATTGGCGCCGACGGCGAGATGGACAACAAGTCCGTCATCGAGATGATCCTCGAGCAGATGGGTCAGGCGCCCGACGCCTACGACCACGTGAGCGACCGTCCAGGCCACGACATGCGCTACGCGATCGACTCGAGCAAGCTGCGTGAGGAACTCGGCTGGGAGCCGATGTACAAGGACTTCGCCGCCGGCCTCGCCGCGACCATCGCGTGGTACCGCGACAACGAACCGTGGTGGCGCGCCAAGAAGCTCGAGACCGAGATGAAGTACGAGCGCCTCGGGCGCTAGCTGCGGATCGCGGCCTCGAGCGCTCCCGCATACGCATCGGCCACCGTGGCCACGTCGAAGGACTGCGCGCGCAAAGCGGCGCCCGCGCCCAGGGACGCGCGCAACGGCGCATCGCCGATGATCGTGGCGAGGGCGTCGCGCAGGGCCGTGACGTCGCCGCTCGGCACCGACAGCCCAGAGACTCCCGGCTCGACGGCCTCGTCGAGCCCAGGCAGGTCGGACACGACGACCGCACATCCGGATGCCATCGCCTCGAGCAATGCCACTGGCAGGCCGTCCTGATCGCCGCTCGCGGCACGCACGGAGGGGAACACGGCGACATCGGCCTCCGCGTCAGCGTGGGTAAGCGCCTCGCGAGTCAGCTGACCAACGAACGCGACCGGGAGGTCAGCAGCGGCCTCCTCCAAGCCGTGCCGCTCTGGGCCGTCGCCCACGACGGTGAGGTGCCACGTGGCGGGGTCAATCTGCGCGAGCGCCTTGAGAAGCAGGTGGAAGCCCTTCTTTTCCACGAGCCTGCCGACGGCAAGGAGCCGTACCGGACCGTCGGCTGCGCGCGAGAGGCGCCCGGCCGCGGCGTCGGCGAACTGGGCGACCTGCGCGCCCATGGGCATCACGTGCGTGGTGTTGGGGCTCGCTCCGAGCGCGATGGCGCGTTCGCGCATGTCGGCGTTCATCACGGTGACGGCGCGGGCATGGCGCAGCACGCTGCGCTTGAGCGCGCGCGACACGGGGTCGCCCAGCGCGTACAGGTCGCCCCCGAGGGTCGTCACGACGAGCGGCACGCGGGGCGCGGCCCAGCGCGCCACGAGGCCCTGCGGGATGATCCAATACGCGTGCAGCACCGCAGGCCGCTCGCTGCGCACCGCACGGCGCACGGCGAAAAACTGCGCGGCCATGAAGAAGGGCACTTGCAGCATTCGCGACTTGCGCGAGCGCACGTTTTCCAGGATCGCGCCCGCCGCGAGGTCCTCCCAACGCCTGAAGAAGAAGCGGAAGCGGCGCACACGAATGCCGTCGCCGTGCTCCTCTGCCGCGCCGTCCGGAACCGCGGGAATGAGAACGAACGGCTCAAAAGAGGCGGCTAGCCCGACGGCCAGATCCCGGACAAAGGAGGGCGTTCCATCGCCCACCCGCGCGGGATAAGTCGACGCGAGAATCAGAAGCGAGGGTCGCGAGGAGTTCGGGGTCATAGGCTTGTCCACCGTGAGTGACATCAGGGAGCCCCAAGTGTATGAGGTTGCCGTCGTTGGCGCCGCCGGTTTCTTGGGCGGCTCCGTGATGTCCGCCCTCACGGCCGCGGGCTATCGGGCTGGCGGGTTTACCCTCGACAGGCCGCTGTTTTCGGGTGGTGTGGTCGACGCAGAAGCCGCCAGCGTGCGCACGGTCGTGTGGTGCGCCTCGCGCATCAACCCCCGCCTC from Demequina lutea includes:
- a CDS encoding glycosyltransferase, which translates into the protein MTPNSSRPSLLILASTYPARVGDGTPSFVRDLAVGLAASFEPFVLIPAVPDGAAEEHGDGIRVRRFRFFFRRWEDLAAGAILENVRSRKSRMLQVPFFMAAQFFAVRRAVRSERPAVLHAYWIIPQGLVARWAAPRVPLVVTTLGGDLYALGDPVSRALKRSVLRHARAVTVMNADMRERAIALGASPNTTHVMPMGAQVAQFADAAAGRLSRAADGPVRLLAVGRLVEKKGFHLLLKALAQIDPATWHLTVVGDGPERHGLEEAAADLPVAFVGQLTREALTHADAEADVAVFPSVRAASGDQDGLPVALLEAMASGCAVVVSDLPGLDEAVEPGVSGLSVPSGDVTALRDALATIIGDAPLRASLGAGAALRAQSFDVATVADAYAGALEAAIRS